One Halalkalicoccus sp. NIPERK01 DNA segment encodes these proteins:
- a CDS encoding ribonuclease R family protein, with product MSDAQSEAGTVEGQGPVEIDEQLARHLENKREELFEKFEIPDEFPPEVIEEAEVRTEDIGSEIEAEVDDRRDLRDLTTWTTDPIDAQDFDDAISIEEDDEEFVLWVHIADVTHYVTPETSMWSSAVERANTVYLPAYTVHMLPPMLAETVCSLVPNEDRLAHTVEMHLDKETLSYDEIEIYKSVIESDERLTYAQAENRLEDPDAPLHEECVLVHDLADRMHEQRKEDGSLVLNPRRDRAHTIIEECMLKANKAVTHELMWGRGVEAMYRVHPQPTPEEWDKALQEIQELDGVSIPGASWDDPRKAVNATLEEAPERQLGKIQWAVMKVMPRARYMNDPFGGHHALNFEIYGHFTSPIRRLSDLINHWIVHTNDVPEDLVALCDRASDRQKAAERCEREYKQFLEEVGLDPNAVNNRGIEVVDEDEAN from the coding sequence GAAGTTCGAGATCCCCGACGAGTTCCCGCCCGAGGTGATCGAGGAGGCCGAAGTTCGAACGGAGGACATCGGGAGCGAGATCGAGGCGGAGGTCGACGACCGGCGCGATCTGCGCGATCTCACGACGTGGACGACCGACCCGATCGACGCCCAGGACTTCGACGACGCCATCTCGATCGAGGAGGACGACGAGGAGTTCGTGCTGTGGGTCCACATCGCCGACGTGACCCACTACGTCACCCCCGAGACGTCGATGTGGTCCTCGGCGGTCGAGCGGGCCAACACCGTCTACCTGCCCGCCTACACGGTCCACATGCTGCCGCCGATGCTGGCCGAGACGGTCTGCTCGCTCGTGCCCAACGAGGACCGACTGGCCCACACGGTGGAGATGCACCTGGACAAGGAGACGCTGTCGTACGACGAGATCGAGATCTACAAGTCGGTGATCGAGTCGGACGAACGGCTGACCTACGCGCAGGCCGAAAACCGGCTCGAAGACCCCGACGCGCCGCTGCACGAGGAGTGCGTGCTGGTCCACGACCTGGCCGACCGGATGCACGAGCAGCGAAAGGAGGACGGATCGCTGGTGTTGAACCCCCGTAGGGACCGCGCCCACACCATCATCGAGGAGTGCATGCTGAAGGCGAACAAGGCCGTGACCCACGAACTGATGTGGGGCCGCGGGGTCGAGGCGATGTACCGCGTCCACCCCCAGCCGACCCCCGAGGAGTGGGACAAGGCGCTCCAAGAGATCCAGGAACTCGACGGCGTTTCCATCCCCGGCGCGTCGTGGGACGACCCCCGGAAGGCGGTCAACGCCACCCTGGAGGAGGCGCCCGAACGCCAACTGGGGAAGATCCAGTGGGCGGTGATGAAGGTGATGCCACGGGCCCGGTACATGAACGACCCGTTCGGCGGGCACCACGCGCTGAACTTCGAGATCTACGGGCACTTCACCAGCCCCATTCGGCGCCTATCGGACCTCATCAACCACTGGATCGTCCACACGAACGACGTGCCCGAGGACCTCGTCGCGCTGTGTGACCGGGCCTCCGACCGGCAGAAGGCCGCCGAACGGTGCGAGCGCGAGTACAAACAGTTCCTCGAGGAGGTCGGACTCGACCCCAACGCGGTGAACAACCGCGGGATCGAAGTCGTAGACGAGGACGAGGCCAACTGA